One Pogoniulus pusillus isolate bPogPus1 chromosome 10, bPogPus1.pri, whole genome shotgun sequence genomic window carries:
- the TSHZ1 gene encoding teashirt homolog 1: MPRRKQQAPRRSAAYVPEEELKAAEIDEDSVEDDGLSLDIQENEYLCNEEAEIKEAQSYQNSPVSTATNQDAGYGSPFSENSDQLAQFKSTSSKEEKEDPQCTDNVSYPQDSLAQIKAVYANLLSETCWSSLALDLKKSNPTTSNNGISQNENTTSTDTNANSQSTTTTSTNTSTSTTTSSTSTSNSSSGGSGYDWHQAALAKTLQQTSSYGLLPEPSLFSTVQLYRQNNKLYGSVFTGASKFRCKDCSAAYDTLVELTVHMNETGHYRDDNRDKEADKTKRWSKPRKRSLMEMEGKEDAQKVLKCMYCGHSFESLQDLSVHMIKTKHYQKVPLKEPVPAITKLVPSTKKRALQDLASPCSPEPTGITAEASLGESAKDQKTANPYVTPNNRYGYQNGASYTWQFEARKAQILKCMECGSSHDTLQQLTAHMMVTGHFLKVTNSASKKGKQLVLDPVVEEKIQSIPLPPTTHTRLPASNIKKQPDSPAGSTNSEEKKDLEKEKVVASETEKKIKEENEDSTEKFEPTTLYQYLREEDLDDSPKGGIDILKSLENTVTTAISKAQNGAPSWGGYPSIHAAYQLPGTVKPLQPAVQSIQMQPSYASSVKSLSSEHNTLIHSPGSLTPPPHKSNVSAMEELVEKVTGKINIKKEEKPLEKEKSSPVKPMSPAAKENKDFPKAEEINNKQQQKKSSETEVQKVKKDSPAEAHTPNGTEPLKTKVANGCNNLGIITDHSPEPSFINPLSALQSIMNTHLGKISKPVSPSLDPLAMLYKISNSMLDKPIYPTTPVKQADAIDRYYYENSDQPIDLTKSKNKPLVSSMADSASSPLRESALLDISDMVKNLTGRLTPKSSTPSTVSEKSDADGSSFEEALDELSPVHKRKGRQSNWNPQHLLILQAQFASSLRETPEGKYIMSDLGPQERVHISKFTGLSMTTISHWLANVKYQLRRTGGTKFLKNLDTGHPVFFCNDCASQFRTASTYISHLETHLGFSLKDLSKLPLNQIQEQQNVSKVLANKTLGSLGIAEEDLGSTFQCKLCNRTFASKHAVKLHLSKTHGKSPEDHLIYVTELEKQ, encoded by the coding sequence CATATGTTCCTGAGGAGGAattgaaagcagcagaaatagATGAAGACAGCGTGGAAGATGATGGGCTGTCTCTGGACATCCAGGAGAATGAGTATTTGTGCAATGAAGAAGCAGAGATCAAAGAGGCTCAAAGCTACCAGAACTCCCCAGTCAGCACTGCAACTAATCAGGATGCAGGCTATGGTTCACCGTTTAGTGAAAACAGTGATCAGCTGGCCCAATTCAAAAGCACTTCCTctaaagaagagaaggaggatccTCAGTGCACAGACAATGTTTCCTATCCACAGGACAGCTTGGCACAAATAAAAGCTGTGTATGCAAATTTGCTTTCAGAGACTTGCTGGTCCAGTTTAGCTTTGGACTTAAAGAAATCCAATCCAACCACCAGCAACAATGGAATCAGCCAGAACGAAAACACCACCAGTACTGACACCAACGCCAATTCCCAGAGCACTACTACTACCAGTACCAACACTAGCACCAGTACGACTACCAGTAGTACTAGTaccagtaacagcagcagtggcGGCTCTGGTTATGACTGGCACCAAGCTGCATTAGCTAAAACTTTGCAGCAGACCTCATCCTACGGACTTCTGCCAGAGCCCAGCCTTTTCAGCACAGTACAGCTTTACCGGCAAAACAACAAACTCTATGGGTCCGTGTTCACCGGTGCTAGCAAGTTCCGATGCAAAGACTGCAGTGCAGCCTATGACACACTGGTGGAGCTAACGGTGCACATGAATGAAACTGGACATTACCGTGATGACAACAGAGATAAAGAAGCCGATAAGACCAAACGGTGGTCGAAGCCTAGGAAACGATCGCTGATGGAAATGGAAGGCAAAGAGGATGCCCAGAAAgtgctgaagtgcatgtactgTGGGCATTCGTTTGAGTCTTTGCAAGACCTCAGCGTCCATATGATAAAAACAAAGCATTACCAGAAAGTGCCTCTGAAGGAGCCAGTACCAGCCATCACTAAATTGGTCCCTTCTACCAAAAAGCGAGCACTTCAGGACTTAGCTTCACCTTGTTCACCTGAGCCAACGGGGATCACTGCAGAAGCTTCGCTGGGTGAGTCTGCAAAGGATCAGAAAACTGCCAACCCCTACGTGACTCCAAATAACCGTTATGGCTATCAAAATGGTGCTAGCTACACTTGGCAGTTTGAGGCACGCAAAGCCCAAATTCTGAAATGCATGGAATGTGGCAGTTCCCATGATACTTtgcagcagctcactgctcaCATGATGGTCACTGGCCATTTCTTGAAGGTGACCAATTCTGCTTCCAAAAAAGGCAAACAGCTAGTATTGGACCCAGTGGTGGAGGAGAAGATACAGTCCATACCTCTTCCACCCACCACCCACACAAGGCTACCAGCCTCCAACATTAAAAAACAGCCTGACTCCCCAGCGGGCTCCACAAactcagaggaaaagaaagacctAGAGAAGGAAAAGGTGGTGGCCAGtgaaacagagaaaaagatTAAAGAAGAGAACGAGGACTCTACAGAGAAATTTGAGCCAACAACTTTGTATCAGTACCTCAGAGAGGAGGATTTAGATGATAGTCCTAAAGGTGGAATAGACATATTGAAATCCCTGGAGAACACCGTGACGACAGCTATCAGCAAAGCTCAGAATGGAGCGCCTTCCTGGGGAGGATATCCCAGTATTCACGCCGCTTACCAGCTCCCAGGAACAGTCAAACCCCTTCAGCCTGCAGTGCAGAGCATTCAAATGCAGCCATCATACGCGAGCAGCGTAAAATCACTGTCATCAGAACACAACACGCTCATCCACTCTCCAGGCAGTCTCACACCCCCACCTCACAAAAGCAATGTGTCTGCTATGGAAGAACTAGTGGAGAAAGTTACAGGTAAAATAAAcattaaaaaggaagaaaagcctttggagaaagagaagagttcTCCAGTCAAGCCCATGTCACCTGCTGCTAAAGAAAACAAGGACTTcccaaaagcagaagaaataaataacaaacagcagcagaagaagagcTCAGAGACAGAAGTTCAGAAGGTCAAAAAGGATAGTCCAGCAGAAGCACATACGCCAAATGGTACAGAGCCACTTAAAACAAAAGTTGCAAATGGCTGTAACAATTTAGGAATCATCACAGATCATTCACCTGAGCCATCCTTCATTAATCCACTGAGTGCTTTACAGTCCATTATGAATACCCACTTAGGCAAAATTTCTAAGCCAGTAAGCCCCTCTCTGGACCCTTTGGCCATGCTGTACAAAATTAGCAACAGCATGTTGGACAAACCTATTTACCCAACCACTCCTGTCAAGCAGGCTGATGCTATTGACCGGTATTACTATGAGAACAGTGATCAGCCTATTGATTTAACCAAGTCCAAAAACAAACCTCTTGTTTCCAGCATGGCTGACTCTGCCTCATCCCCGCTAAGAGAGAGTGCCCTGTTGGATATTTCCGATATGGTGAAGAACCTCACAGGCCGTTTGACACCCAAGTCTTCAACGCCGTCTACCGTGTCAGAGAAGTCTGATGCTGACGGGAGCAGTTTTGAGGAAGCTCTGGACGAACTCTCACCAGTACACAAGAGGAAGGGCAGACAGTCCAACTGGAACCCTCAACATCTTCTGATCCTTCAAGCCCAGTTTGCTTCCAGCTTGAGGGAGACCCCAGAAGGCAAATACATTATGTCGGACCTAGGTCCACAAGAGCGGGTACACATCTCTAAGTTTACTGGTCTTTCCATGACCACAATTAGCCACTGGCTGGCCAATGTGAAGTATCAGTTAAGGAGGACAGGTGGAACTAAATTTTTAAAGAACTTAGACACAGGACATCCTGTTTTCTTTTGCAATGATTGTGCCTCTCAGTTCAGGACTGCTTCTACATACATAAGTCACTTAGAGACACACCTAGGGTTTAGTTTGAAGGATCTGTCAAAGTTGCCACTTAATCAGATTCAAGAACAGCAGAATGTTTCAAAAGTCCTTGCAAACAAGACTTTGGGCTCGCTTGGAATTGCCGAGGAGGACTTGGGCTCCACATTCCAGTGCAAGCTCTGTAACCGAACTTTTGCAAGCAAGCATGCAGTCAAACTGCACCTTAGTAAAACACATGGCAAGTCCCCAGAGGACCATCTGATCTATGTAACTGAGTTAGAAAAACAATAG